The Branchiostoma lanceolatum isolate klBraLanc5 chromosome 1, klBraLanc5.hap2, whole genome shotgun sequence genomic sequence ttgaaaaaatcttgaacattaaaaaagtggaccttcaagcctgtgaaagtggaccttcaagcctgtggggggtgggggggtgcttccgaaccccccgaccccccctggctacgggcatggagTTGCACTTTGCTTAAACTATATGGCAccattcttaaacgagtttaaactgtaatttccaacacaaaaaattggacttacccaaattttcgaccgtacggcatcggtctttgtcaaggaatgatccatccaccgctggggtgacgtcacgttatgcagatagcacacgtgactccgtgagtagtggatcgtaagtattggaaagtctgtagcgcccgccgtctctgttgagggatggtcgtagggccctgatgtaaatggcttccttgatgcCTCTTGCAACAAAGTCCGACTCAGTGTCCAGAATTTTAACTTTATCCAGTGAAACTGAATGTCCAGGAGATTCTATGTGTAAGTGCTGTGAGACTTCTGAGGAGATGGTGCTTGGGCGTTTGTGCTCGTTGAACCGGGTCTTTAGTGATCTTTCAGTTTCCCCAACGTAGGTTTCCTTACAAGGCCCTTTGATGTTTTGACCTTGGCAAGGTATATGGTAAACCACTCCGCACTTGCCTCCCTTAGGTGTCTTATCCTTGGGGGAGACTAGCAGGCTGCGCAAGGTTCTTGTTGGTTTAAAGCATGTCCTTATCCCATGTGCATTGAAAATTCTCCTAAGTCCTTCGGACAGACCTTTCACATAAGGTAGTACTACAATgcctctgtttgtgtgtttacttTGGCACTGTTTGGAGTTAATTTGCCGTGGAGGTTTCGGTCTAGTGGCCTTATCTACTGCCCATGTGGGATACCCGCACTTCTTCAACGCATGTGTGATGTGAACTTTCTCCTCCTCTAAATCTTTGGGGTCAGTTATGATTGTTTCTGCCCTGTGGAAGAGGGTCCGTATAACACCCAGTTTATGGTCCAGTGGGTGGTCGGATTGAAAGTtaagatattgatcagtgtgagTAGGTTTACGGTATATCTTAACTCGTATGGATCTGTCCTCCTGTACTACTG encodes the following:
- the LOC136432054 gene encoding uncharacterized protein, with protein sequence MGSPVSPIVCNLYLEHFEQVAISSAPHPPVWWYRYVDDTHTKLKKEYAHEFTEHLNSLDPDIKFTFESEENGSLAFLDTLTVVQEDRSIRVKIYRKPTHTDQYLNFQSDHPLDHKLGVIRTLFHRAETIITDPKDLEEEKVHITHALKKCGYPTWAVDKATRPKPPRQINSKQCQSKHTNRGIVVLPYVKGLSEGLRRIFNAHGIRTCFKPTRTLRSLLVSPKDKTPKGGKCGVVYHIPCQGQNIKGPCKETYVGETERSLKTRFNEHKRPSTISSEVSQHLHIESPGHSVSLDKVKILDTESDFVARGIKEAIYIRALRPSLNRDGGRYRLSNTYDPLLTESRVLSA